DNA sequence from the Pseudophryne corroboree isolate aPseCor3 chromosome 6, aPseCor3.hap2, whole genome shotgun sequence genome:
TCTGACATCATGCTGACCACAGCCATCGCCCCCAACATGCTTCATAACATTGTAAATGAAGTGGGCACAATTTCTTTTGTAGGCTGTATCACTCAATATTATTTCTTTGCAGTAACAGAATGCTCAGAATGTCTCCTCCTCACTGTGATGTCATATGACAGATATTTAGCCATCTGCAAACCATTGCATTATAACTGTTTAATGGACAGTATGTTAAGCATAAAATTGACTATTATATCTTGGCTCCTAAGTATATCACTGTCTTTGCTTGACACAGTAACATTGGGTTTGCTGCACTTTTGTGAACCCCAAATTATTGACCATTTCTTTTGTGACTACCTGCCTTTATTAGAGCTTTCGTGTTCTGATACCTCTGTTCTGCAATTGGAAGCAATATTTATTAGTTTACCGGTGCTTGTTTTGCCCTTTATATTAATAATTGTATcttatgtgtatattatacagGTTATCCTAAGGCTACCGTCCTTTACCGAGCgacagaaagccttctccacctgtagCTCCCACCTGACCATTGTGTCCATATTTTATACCACTCTGTTCTGTATTTATGTTCTTCCAACAAGAGGACAGTCACGGAGTATAAGCAAAGTCTTGTCTTTGTTTTACACTGTGGTTACCCCATTGACAAACCCAATAATATACAGCTTGAGGAATAAAGACATGAAAAAAGCATTTGAGAAATGTATCTGTAAAAttgtattataattttttttatagcatttaTATACTATGATCTTTTTCAAATAGCAGATATCCCAAAATGTAATTAAATGATACATCATACACAAGTGGAAGTGTACAGTGTAACTATTAAATATTACAATGGAAAGGAGCGTGGTCAGTGCTAGCTACATTATTTCCAATTTTATTACGGATGGCTTTTATTTATTACAGTGTACAATACTGATTATTTATTGCTCAGTTAGAGAGGGTAGAAGCAGACGCTGCTGCTCGGCTTTTATGACAGGCAAGGTGGAACAGGGAGTCAGCCATGCCCAGCTATTAAGCCAGGCAAGAAGGAACAGTGAGGCAGCCATGTCAAGCTATTAAGCCAGTTAAGGGGGAAGAAGCAGTGACTGATAACTAGCATTTAAACCAGGCAAGGGGAACATGGAGGCAGCCAAACCCAGAGATTAAGCTAGACAAAGGGGTCAAAGGAGGTAGCTATGCCCAGCTATTATGCCAGGCAAGGGGGATAATGGAGGCAGCTACAGATTTTCCAAGCTATTAATCCATTCAAGTGGGTAGAAGCAGGCACTAATACCATACATTTAAAGCAGGCAAGAGGAAACCGCGACGCAGCCATGACCAGCTCTTAAGCCAGGTAGGGGGGCAAAAGCAGTCACTGATGCCTGGCTTTTAAGACAGGCAAGGGGACCAGAGAAGCGGCAATACATGAAACTGAAAGGACAGGGCACAGTGCGCATGCCCTTAAGCCGCTGAGGGAAATAAAAGCCAGCGCTGGTGCCCGACTTTTAAGCCTGGAAAGGAGGATCAGGGAGGCAGCCATGCCCAGCTATTAAGGCAGGAAAGTGGTACAATGTAAGCAGCCATGCCCAACTGTTAAGCCAGGCGAGGGGGACAATGGAGGTAGCTATGTCCAGCTATTAAGAGAGGAAGAGCAACAGTAGTAGGCACTGATGCCTGTTTTTTAAGCCAGGCAAGGGGACCAAAGATGCGTCCATACATGAAGCAGAAGGGATGGGGCACTCGGTGCATGACTGGCAATTAAGCCGATGATGGTGGTAGAATCAGGCACTGGTGTCTGACATTTAAACCTGGCCAGAAGGAACAGTGAGGCAGCCATGCCCAGCTATTACGCCAGGCAAGAAGGACAATGGAGGCAGGTATGCCCAGCTATTATCCATTCAAGTGGGTAAAAGCAGGCACTAATGCCATACATTTAAAGCAGGCAAGAGGAAACTGAGACACATCCATGACCAGCTCTTAAGCCAGGTAGGGGGACAAAAGCAGGCACTGATGCCCGGCTTTTAAAAAGACAGGCAAGGGGACCAGAGAAGCGGCAATACATGAAACTGAGAGGACAGGGCACATGCCCTTAAGCCACTGAAGGAAATATAAGGCAGCTCTGGTGCCCGGCTTTTAAGCCTGGCAAGGAAGAACAGGGAGGCAGCCATGCCCAGCTATTAAGTCAAGGAATGAGTACAACAGAGACAGCCATGCCCATCTATTTAGCCAGGCGAGGGAGACAATGGAGGTAGCTATGTCCAGCTATTAAGAGAGGCAGGGCGGCAGTAGTAGGCACTGATGTCTGTTTTTTAAGCCAGGCAAGGGGACCAGAGAAGCAGCCATACATGAAACGGAAGGGATGTGGCATGCCCGGCTATTGAGCTGCTGAGGATTACAGAAGTAGACTCTTGTACCCGGCATTTAAACCAGGCAAGTGGGACCAGAATGGCAGCTATGCGAAGCTGCTAAGCTTGGTAAAGGGGATAAAGGAGGCAACCATTGCCAGCTATTAAGCCAGTCAGATGGGCAACAGGGAG
Encoded proteins:
- the LOC134934090 gene encoding olfactory receptor 10A7-like; translated protein: MQESNFTFNNDFILLGFQSLQVFKTMSFWVLLVIYSMTVCGNLLIITLVSYSKNLQTPMYFFLTQLSLSDIMLTTAIAPNMLHNIVNEVGTISFVGCITQYYFFAVTECSECLLLTVMSYDRYLAICKPLHYNCLMDSMLSIKLTIISWLLSISLSLLDTVTLGLLHFCEPQIIDHFFCDYLPLLELSCSDTSVLQLEAIFISLPVLVLPFILIIVSYVYIIQVILRLPSFTERQKAFSTCSSHLTIVSIFYTTLFCIYVLPTRGQSRSISKVLSLFYTVVTPLTNPIIYSLRNKDMKKAFEKCICKIVL